A genomic stretch from Candidatus Schekmanbacteria bacterium includes:
- a CDS encoding response regulator, with product MKKKIFLSLFAVFLIFSAGAVIVTLYIKNTTASLSSLLKLHEIEHLRQDLVINIQTVQSDLYTVRTPLAQNLDSIIKNVTSLDNAINNCSSCHHSTEITNKIEQIQSLCDEYKNELSFYITASANMERIDKLKMDAAEVGNRLLSLTQEMTFNASNRLQQMTSEALIKIEDAKIILFATLILSSLLIISVSAYLIRFITRPVSELLNATRMIASGKLGFTIDYQDSTEFGELARNFNTMSVALKESYDSLHEQQQQIAESERKFRTLSEFAYDWEYWINEKKEIIFMSPSSERITGYKPEEFIENPRLINEILHIEDADTYRKHLASFDGPQHETMEFRIITKDSGTKWISHICSPIFTGDKFLGRRVSNRDITDTKRLEEQLIQSQKMESLGLLAGGISHGFNNLLTVIIGYTNLLEKELEGGNERIKRFIGEVLSASERAQNLTSSLLAFSHKQIIRPQRINPNDVIKNISKLLENIIGTDIELIVNCSDSDFLIFADPHQLEQVIINLVTNARDAMPNGGRLAIGTTPVILNAEYTSKFNSKPGLYVMLFASDAGSGIESKALPHIFEPFFTTKEDKGTGLGLAIVYGTVKQHGGFIDVYTEKGWGTTFKIYLPVLEEFKGKAYDEPGLSKFQADFKGNETILITEDESSVKGFLKDVLEVYGYKVILANDGLEAVKKYNDNKGSIDMVILDVVLPRKNGKEVYDDIKSVDPEAKILFVSGYTQDILTSKGIYEEGLDFIPKPLHMRNLMLKIRSILDRQ from the coding sequence ATGAAAAAAAAGATTTTTTTATCTCTCTTTGCCGTTTTTTTGATTTTTTCAGCCGGAGCGGTTATTGTAACTCTTTATATCAAGAACACTACTGCATCGCTCAGCTCTCTTTTAAAACTCCATGAAATAGAACACTTAAGGCAGGACCTCGTGATAAACATACAGACTGTTCAGTCGGACCTTTATACTGTTCGCACCCCGCTTGCGCAGAACCTTGATTCCATCATAAAAAACGTTACTTCTCTTGATAATGCTATTAACAACTGCAGTTCATGTCATCATTCGACTGAGATAACAAATAAGATTGAACAGATACAATCGCTCTGTGATGAATATAAGAATGAGCTGAGTTTTTATATCACCGCCTCTGCCAACATGGAACGGATAGACAAGCTGAAAATGGATGCCGCTGAAGTTGGCAACAGGCTTCTTTCCCTCACTCAGGAAATGACATTTAATGCAAGCAACAGGCTCCAGCAGATGACATCAGAGGCATTGATAAAAATCGAGGATGCAAAAATAATTCTTTTTGCAACTCTTATATTATCATCACTGCTTATCATATCAGTATCAGCATACCTTATCAGGTTTATCACGCGTCCGGTGTCTGAACTGCTGAATGCTACCAGGATGATCGCGTCAGGGAAACTTGGGTTTACCATCGATTATCAGGACAGCACCGAGTTCGGCGAGCTTGCCAGGAACTTCAACACCATGAGTGTCGCGCTTAAGGAGAGCTATGACAGCCTGCATGAACAGCAGCAGCAGATTGCAGAGAGTGAACGAAAATTCAGGACACTTTCCGAATTCGCCTATGACTGGGAATACTGGATAAATGAGAAAAAGGAAATAATCTTCATGTCCCCTTCCAGTGAAAGAATAACCGGATACAAGCCGGAGGAATTCATCGAGAATCCCAGACTCATAAATGAGATACTCCATATAGAGGATGCAGATACCTACAGAAAGCACCTTGCGAGCTTTGACGGTCCCCAGCATGAGACAATGGAATTCCGCATAATTACAAAAGACAGCGGGACCAAATGGATTTCCCATATCTGCAGCCCCATATTCACCGGCGATAAATTCCTTGGAAGGCGCGTAAGCAACAGGGACATTACCGACACTAAAAGGCTTGAGGAGCAGCTTATCCAGTCGCAAAAAATGGAGTCTCTTGGGCTTCTGGCAGGAGGTATCTCTCATGGGTTTAACAACCTTCTGACTGTTATAATCGGCTATACGAATTTACTGGAAAAAGAGCTTGAAGGCGGCAACGAAAGGATAAAACGCTTTATCGGCGAAGTGCTAAGTGCCTCAGAAAGGGCGCAAAACCTGACATCAAGCCTGCTGGCATTCAGCCATAAACAGATAATAAGACCACAGAGGATAAACCCAAATGATGTAATAAAGAACATATCAAAGCTCCTTGAGAACATAATAGGCACTGATATCGAACTAATAGTGAACTGTTCAGATTCGGATTTCCTTATATTTGCAGACCCTCATCAGCTTGAGCAGGTCATAATAAATCTCGTGACAAATGCCAGGGATGCAATGCCAAACGGAGGAAGACTTGCAATCGGGACAACACCAGTTATACTCAATGCCGAATATACATCCAAGTTTAATTCAAAACCCGGATTATATGTAATGCTGTTTGCAAGCGATGCAGGGTCAGGAATAGAAAGCAAAGCCCTTCCGCATATTTTCGAGCCTTTTTTCACGACCAAAGAGGATAAGGGAACAGGGCTGGGGCTTGCCATTGTTTACGGCACGGTAAAACAGCATGGAGGATTTATAGATGTGTATACTGAAAAAGGATGGGGAACAACCTTTAAGATATATTTGCCTGTGCTTGAAGAATTCAAAGGCAAAGCCTATGACGAACCCGGGCTTTCGAAATTCCAGGCTGATTTCAAGGGGAATGAAACAATACTCATAACAGAAGATGAAAGTTCTGTGAAAGGTTTTTTAAAAGACGTCCTCGAAGTTTACGGTTATAAGGTCATTCTCGCCAATGACGGACTTGAGGCTGTCAAAAAATATAATGACAATAAGGGCTCAATTGATATGGTTATCCTGGATGTGGTTTTGCCAAGGAAAAACGGCAAAGAGGTTTATGATGATATAAAGTCCGTTGACCCTGAAGCAAAAATTCTTTTTGTGAGCGGCTACACACAGGACATTCTCACTTCAAAGGGGATATATGAAGAGGGTCTTGATTTCATACCAAAGCCGCTCCATATGCGAAACCTCATGCTGAAGATAAGGTCTATTCTTGACCGGCAATAA
- a CDS encoding phosphate/phosphite/phosphonate ABC transporter substrate-binding protein, protein MYRIIAVIMIFLFSGVSYAAELRIGLIPEQNVFKQSERYKPIGDYIEKKTGIKVQFTIISRYGNIIDRFKSEKMDGVFFGSFTGAMAISMLGVEPLARPVNLDGTSTYRGYIIVRKDSGIKSAPDMKGKRLAFVEKATTAGYVFPMAYFKEHGINNIGTYFKEYYFAGSHDAAIDAVLDGKADIGCVKHSMFDRVSRANPRVATELIIIAESPDVPSNGLCVRGDLDESIKKKLHDTLIGMDNDPEGKNVLGKFEAIKFISTTKDDYAPVFDIALKAGIDIKNYNYNNE, encoded by the coding sequence ATGTACCGGATAATTGCAGTTATAATGATTTTTCTTTTTTCTGGCGTATCATATGCAGCCGAACTCAGGATCGGACTCATACCAGAGCAGAATGTTTTTAAACAGAGCGAAAGATACAAACCTATCGGAGATTACATAGAAAAGAAAACAGGTATAAAAGTGCAATTCACCATTATTTCCCGCTACGGCAACATAATAGACAGGTTTAAGAGCGAGAAGATGGACGGCGTTTTTTTCGGGAGCTTCACAGGAGCCATGGCAATCAGCATGCTAGGTGTTGAACCTCTTGCAAGACCAGTGAATCTTGACGGCACGTCAACCTACCGCGGCTATATAATTGTAAGGAAAGACAGCGGAATAAAATCAGCACCCGACATGAAGGGGAAAAGACTGGCATTCGTAGAAAAAGCAACAACCGCCGGATATGTATTCCCCATGGCATACTTCAAGGAGCACGGCATAAATAACATTGGAACCTACTTTAAGGAATATTATTTCGCCGGAAGCCATGATGCTGCAATAGATGCAGTTTTAGACGGTAAGGCTGATATCGGCTGTGTAAAACATTCAATGTTCGACCGTGTATCCCGTGCTAATCCAAGGGTTGCAACTGAGCTTATCATCATTGCCGAATCACCTGATGTGCCTTCAAACGGTCTTTGTGTGAGAGGAGACCTTGATGAGAGCATAAAGAAGAAGCTTCATGACACATTAATCGGAATGGACAATGACCCTGAAGGGAAGAATGTGCTTGGCAAATTTGAAGCCATAAAATTCATATCTACGACTAAAGATGACTATGCTCCTGTTTTTGATATTGCGCTGAAAGCAGGGATTGATATAAAAAATTACAACTACAACAACGAATGA
- a CDS encoding SDR family oxidoreductase, which translates to MNDKQVMVITGTRKGIGKYLAQYYVKKGFIVFGCSRGPVDYELENYHHFCLDVCDEVKVKKMFSEIRKSCGSIDVLINNAGIASMNHILLTPLKTAENILKTNVLGTFLFSREAAKLMQKKKRGRIINFVTFAIPFKLEGEAIYAASKAAVATLTEVLGREFADFGITVNAVAPPAVKTDLIRGVPEEKLDKLLSRQAIHRYGECSEVANVIDFFIKPESDMVTGQIVYLGGV; encoded by the coding sequence ATGAATGACAAACAGGTAATGGTCATCACAGGCACGCGAAAAGGGATAGGAAAGTATCTGGCGCAATATTATGTCAAAAAAGGTTTTATAGTTTTTGGATGCAGCCGCGGACCGGTTGACTATGAATTGGAGAACTATCATCATTTTTGCCTGGATGTGTGCGATGAAGTGAAGGTAAAGAAGATGTTCTCAGAAATACGCAAGTCCTGCGGGTCGATCGATGTTCTGATAAACAATGCGGGCATCGCTTCAATGAACCATATCCTTTTGACGCCGCTTAAAACAGCAGAGAACATTCTTAAGACGAATGTATTGGGGACTTTTCTGTTTTCCCGTGAAGCGGCAAAACTGATGCAGAAAAAAAAGCGCGGCAGGATAATCAACTTTGTGACATTCGCTATCCCGTTTAAACTGGAAGGCGAGGCGATTTATGCCGCTTCCAAAGCAGCCGTTGCAACGCTGACAGAAGTGCTCGGCAGAGAGTTTGCCGACTTTGGCATCACGGTAAATGCCGTAGCGCCCCCGGCAGTCAAAACAGATTTGATCCGCGGTGTACCGGAGGAAAAACTGGACAAACTGCTAAGCAGACAGGCAATACACAGATACGGCGAATGTTCTGAAGTGGCAAATGTCATAGATTTTTTTATCAAACCTGAAAGCGATATGGTTACCGGGCAGATTGTTTATCTCGGGGGCGTTTAA
- a CDS encoding type II toxin-antitoxin system HicB family antitoxin, producing the protein MKQLKIIVEKHPDGYIAYPLGMKGVIVGEGDTYDEALNDIKSAIRFHIESFGADVLDVDPPVLEAFIAETGIPIR; encoded by the coding sequence ATGAAGCAGTTAAAGATTATTGTAGAAAAACATCCTGACGGTTACATTGCTTATCCTTTAGGAATGAAGGGTGTTATCGTTGGAGAAGGTGATACTTACGATGAAGCGCTTAATGACATAAAATCTGCAATCCGTTTTCATATCGAAAGTTTTGGCGCAGATGTCCTTGATGTAGACCCACCGGTCCTTGAAGCTTTTATAGCTGAGACAGGCATTCCTATCAGATGA
- a CDS encoding type II toxin-antitoxin system HicA family toxin: MTKFPIDAPKRQVVKALEALGFIIVREKEHISMIRQNSDGTKTPLTMPNHPKIKSSTLRTICNQAAISREDFLNAFNKK; this comes from the coding sequence ATGACAAAGTTTCCTATAGATGCTCCCAAAAGGCAGGTAGTTAAAGCTTTGGAGGCATTAGGTTTCATTATTGTTCGTGAAAAAGAACATATTTCTATGATACGCCAGAATTCAGATGGAACTAAGACCCCCTTAACAATGCCTAATCATCCAAAGATAAAATCTTCTACGCTAAGAACAATCTGCAATCAAGCCGCGATTTCAAGAGAAGATTTTCTAAATGCTTTTAACAAGAAGTAG
- a CDS encoding 3-deoxy-D-manno-octulosonic acid transferase gives MYIIYEILTWLFFIISLPYFAFKYVTTEKYRAGLKQRLGFIPPQKPKKPGAKRVWIHAVSVGETMAAMSLVKNLKEKHTNIEIIFSTTTLTGNKTAKQKLPEADSIIYFPLDFSWAVKRALKKVAPDICVLIETEIWPNFLRLSRKANIPVIISNGRLSENSCHGYMKLGAIIKRILQDISVFSMQSESDAKRIKEIGAPADRVVVTGNLKFDQAVISARKVDSISVSQTFRIPPEKFKLVFASTHKGEHDILIEVFLRLQKEFKDIFLVIAPRHPERFSEVDALLKSKGLNYVRRSWLVDAHQNKHDVLLIDSVGELYMIFAACDLVFMGGSLVSTGGHNLLEAAVFNKPVIFGPYMHNFRDIAGIILESEAGIQVKDKDELMKKLKSLLSGRSEVIRMGENCHRVFEKNLGATERNVDIIEKLLGIAK, from the coding sequence ATGTACATAATATACGAAATACTGACATGGCTTTTTTTTATCATTTCCCTCCCATATTTTGCCTTTAAATATGTGACAACGGAAAAATACCGGGCAGGGCTAAAGCAGAGGCTCGGATTCATTCCACCGCAAAAACCTAAAAAACCGGGTGCAAAACGTGTCTGGATACATGCTGTCTCTGTCGGGGAAACAATGGCAGCAATGTCGCTTGTAAAAAACCTAAAAGAAAAACATACCAATATTGAAATAATATTTTCCACTACGACCCTGACAGGGAACAAAACGGCGAAACAGAAACTCCCGGAAGCCGACAGCATAATTTATTTCCCGCTTGATTTCTCATGGGCTGTAAAAAGGGCCTTAAAAAAAGTAGCTCCAGACATTTGCGTTCTCATCGAAACCGAGATATGGCCTAATTTTCTGCGTCTCTCCCGCAAAGCCAATATACCTGTAATCATATCAAACGGCAGACTTTCTGAGAATTCCTGCCACGGATATATGAAACTTGGAGCTATAATAAAAAGGATTTTGCAGGACATCTCGGTTTTCAGTATGCAGTCTGAGTCTGATGCAAAAAGGATAAAAGAGATTGGCGCACCGGCAGACAGAGTCGTTGTTACAGGAAATCTCAAATTCGATCAGGCAGTAATATCTGCCCGCAAGGTTGACAGCATATCAGTATCTCAGACTTTCAGGATACCGCCGGAAAAATTCAAGCTCGTCTTCGCAAGCACACATAAAGGGGAACATGATATCTTAATCGAAGTTTTCTTGCGCCTTCAAAAAGAGTTCAAGGATATATTTCTTGTCATTGCGCCCCGCCATCCTGAAAGATTTTCTGAGGTTGACGCATTACTCAAATCAAAAGGGCTGAATTATGTACGCCGTTCATGGCTTGTTGATGCGCATCAAAATAAGCATGATGTACTGCTCATTGATTCCGTCGGCGAACTATATATGATATTTGCCGCCTGCGATCTCGTCTTTATGGGAGGAAGCCTTGTCTCCACCGGAGGGCATAACCTTCTTGAGGCTGCTGTTTTCAACAAACCTGTAATCTTTGGACCATACATGCACAATTTCAGGGACATCGCGGGAATAATTCTTGAAAGCGAAGCAGGCATTCAGGTTAAAGATAAAGATGAACTCATGAAAAAATTAAAATCTCTTTTAAGCGGACGAAGCGAAGTTATAAGAATGGGAGAAAATTGCCACAGGGTATTTGAAAAGAATCTTGGAGCAACTGAGCGTAATGTGGATATTATAGAAAAACTTTTAGGGATAGCGAAATGA
- a CDS encoding AMP-binding protein, translated as MFIDFLIDAFNSNKQKNALVWQDKTFSYEYLLDRVTYWQNFIKDAGIRPGTITAIVSDFTPNTIALLLAMIEHRLIIVPLTETVITKNPDLLGIAQAEILFSVSKSDSVETKALSHVPDHDFFTKIRQSEHPGLILFSSGSTGKSKGAVHDFSKLLYKFKIKRAPLVLINFLLFDHWGGLNTMLYALSNGGTLVTVQNRNPEEVCRLVDKYKVELLPTSPTFLNLLLLSEAYKRHDMSSLKTISYGTEPMLPSTLKKVKEVFPKTKLLQTYGLIELGVLRSQSKSDESLWVKVGGEGYDTRVVNGILQIKADSAMLGYLNAPSPFTDDGWFDTGDSVEVDGEYIKILGRKSEMINVGGEKVFPAEVESIIQEMDNISDVIIYGEKNPITGNIVCAKVSLIKDEDQKEVIRRIKKHCREKLQSFKVPVKIQIIKDTQHSERFKKSRNVIV; from the coding sequence ATGTTCATAGATTTCCTGATAGACGCCTTCAATTCCAATAAGCAAAAGAATGCTTTAGTGTGGCAGGATAAGACCTTTAGCTATGAATATCTTCTTGACCGTGTAACATATTGGCAGAATTTCATCAAAGATGCAGGGATAAGGCCGGGAACAATAACAGCCATAGTGTCAGATTTCACTCCAAACACTATCGCCCTTCTCCTCGCCATGATCGAACACCGCCTGATAATAGTCCCGCTGACAGAAACCGTCATAACAAAGAACCCGGATCTTTTAGGAATCGCACAAGCCGAGATATTATTTTCAGTATCAAAAAGCGACAGCGTAGAAACCAAAGCCCTTTCTCATGTTCCGGATCATGATTTCTTCACTAAAATAAGGCAATCGGAGCATCCTGGATTGATACTTTTTTCATCAGGCTCAACGGGAAAAAGTAAGGGCGCTGTCCATGATTTTTCTAAACTTCTTTATAAATTCAAAATCAAGAGAGCTCCTCTCGTATTAATCAATTTCCTGCTCTTCGATCACTGGGGTGGACTGAATACGATGTTATATGCACTCTCAAACGGCGGAACGCTCGTCACGGTTCAAAACCGTAACCCTGAAGAAGTGTGCAGGCTAGTGGACAAGTATAAAGTTGAACTTCTACCTACATCGCCGACTTTTCTAAACCTGCTTCTTTTAAGCGAGGCTTATAAGAGGCATGACATGAGCAGCTTAAAAACAATTTCTTACGGCACGGAACCGATGCTCCCAAGCACCCTGAAAAAAGTGAAAGAAGTTTTTCCAAAGACAAAATTGCTTCAAACTTACGGGTTAATAGAACTGGGAGTGTTACGCTCTCAGTCTAAGAGCGATGAATCGCTTTGGGTAAAGGTCGGAGGAGAAGGTTACGACACCCGTGTAGTGAACGGGATACTCCAGATCAAGGCGGATTCTGCGATGCTTGGTTATCTCAATGCGCCAAGCCCTTTTACAGATGACGGATGGTTTGATACTGGAGACTCTGTAGAAGTTGACGGTGAGTACATAAAGATCCTTGGAAGAAAATCTGAAATGATCAATGTAGGCGGAGAAAAGGTGTTTCCTGCAGAAGTGGAAAGCATTATTCAGGAAATGGACAATATCTCTGATGTAATAATTTATGGCGAGAAAAATCCAATAACCGGAAACATCGTATGCGCCAAGGTCAGTCTTATAAAAGATGAAGACCAGAAGGAAGTAATCCGCAGGATAAAGAAACATTGCAGGGAAAAGCTACAGAGCTTTAAAGTCCCGGTCAAAATCCAGATTATCAAAGATACACAGCACAGCGAAAGGTTTAAAAAATCAAGAAATGTCATAGTATGA
- the lpxK gene encoding tetraacyldisaccharide 4'-kinase has protein sequence MSFINFYNRAASGKDKSLSAKALTNILAPAGFVYASVPAIKEFLYGRDILKSKKMPVPVISIGNISWGGTGKTPAVISISELFKKNSIPHAILSRGYGSSGSSDETVVISDGNKILQHPPIASDENYLIAKNLPGVPVIQGRDRCASGKIAIERFNSECLILDDGYQYLKMKRDLDIMLWDSRIFPSDVRPIPAGNLREFISASCRSDIIILTKTNQMGKQAMACDLFFTRMTQGKPIYHALHETTGVVEYGNENRTIKSSELAGKKTVAFCAIADPDSFFSTASETGISITESIAFRDHHNYTEDDVAMLKKAVEKSGAELLITTEKDICRNSELLKKAGTLLYPKIRFRAVENKFFEDSILRAAGKY, from the coding sequence ATGAGTTTCATCAATTTTTACAATAGAGCCGCCTCCGGAAAGGATAAAAGCCTGTCTGCAAAGGCTTTGACAAATATACTGGCGCCGGCAGGTTTTGTGTATGCCTCTGTGCCTGCTATAAAGGAATTCCTTTACGGCAGGGACATACTCAAAAGCAAAAAAATGCCTGTCCCTGTTATTTCTATCGGGAACATCTCATGGGGGGGCACCGGCAAGACTCCTGCAGTTATTTCCATATCAGAATTGTTTAAGAAGAACTCTATTCCCCATGCAATCTTAAGCAGGGGGTATGGAAGCAGCGGAAGTTCTGATGAAACAGTTGTCATTTCAGACGGAAACAAGATCCTTCAACATCCTCCCATTGCCTCAGATGAAAACTATCTGATTGCAAAAAACCTGCCAGGTGTTCCGGTCATACAGGGAAGGGACAGATGCGCAAGCGGGAAAATAGCAATCGAACGGTTTAACAGCGAATGCCTCATACTGGACGACGGTTACCAGTACCTTAAGATGAAACGCGATTTAGACATCATGCTCTGGGACAGCAGGATTTTTCCTTCTGATGTACGCCCAATACCTGCCGGGAACCTGAGGGAATTTATTTCTGCTTCCTGCAGGTCTGATATAATCATCCTTACGAAAACAAACCAGATGGGGAAACAAGCGATGGCATGCGACTTGTTCTTCACAAGGATGACGCAGGGGAAACCAATCTATCATGCTCTGCACGAGACTACCGGTGTCGTTGAATATGGGAATGAAAACCGCACCATAAAAAGCAGCGAGCTTGCCGGTAAAAAAACAGTGGCCTTCTGCGCCATTGCCGACCCTGATTCTTTTTTTTCCACTGCATCAGAAACAGGAATCTCAATAACTGAAAGCATTGCATTCAGGGATCACCACAATTACACCGAAGACGACGTCGCAATGCTAAAAAAAGCCGTTGAAAAATCCGGAGCGGAATTACTGATAACAACTGAAAAAGACATCTGCCGAAACAGTGAATTGCTTAAAAAAGCAGGCACGCTTCTTTATCCTAAAATAAGATTCCGCGCTGTGGAGAATAAGTTTTTTGAAGACAGTATTCTCAGAGCCGCAGGGAAATACTAA
- a CDS encoding acyl carrier protein: MVNKEKIIETIFNVIDEINLEFPEDNRLEKSVDTVLFGKSGKLDSLGLVNFIVATEQHIEENFNVLISLTDEKAMSQKNSPFKTIGTLADYIALLINESSNEEPSLGEPSNE, encoded by the coding sequence ATGGTTAACAAAGAAAAAATAATTGAAACAATTTTCAATGTCATTGATGAAATTAATCTGGAATTTCCTGAAGATAACCGTCTGGAAAAATCGGTTGATACGGTTTTGTTTGGCAAATCAGGAAAATTAGATTCATTAGGTCTTGTCAATTTTATTGTAGCAACTGAGCAGCACATAGAAGAAAATTTCAATGTTCTGATATCATTGACAGATGAGAAAGCCATGTCTCAGAAAAACAGCCCTTTTAAAACCATTGGAACGCTCGCCGATTACATAGCCCTGCTCATTAATGAGTCATCAAATGAGGAGCCATCACTTGGGGAGCCATCAAATGAATGA
- a CDS encoding polysaccharide deacetylase family protein produces MKKIIKKILRESFSCLVFYSGIYLLRLFFSRKKITILNYHDISSKDFERHVKYLTKRFNIITLKQCIDNLKSERILKNGLAITFDDGYQSFYHDIFPILKKYSVPAAVFLTTGHIDSKQLFWFDALKIHFQENGPKIFEDILGIKENSFDPIISYINRLDENEKTRKIEAMLKEIKIDRSDKSRDYQILTWKQIDEMRGNLVSFGAHTVTHPVLSRIPAEKAETEILQSKKLLEERLAASIEFFAYPFGSESDFNDKTAELVRKAGFISALTTVNGDCNTGDDLFRLNRKVVDGGFSIPSLAAKIAGLWIPLTRKGI; encoded by the coding sequence ATGAAAAAGATCATAAAAAAGATTTTAAGGGAGTCTTTCAGTTGTCTTGTCTTCTACTCCGGTATTTATTTATTGCGGCTTTTTTTCAGCAGAAAAAAAATAACCATATTAAATTATCATGACATCAGCTCTAAGGATTTTGAACGCCATGTAAAATATCTGACAAAGCGCTTCAACATAATCACTCTAAAGCAATGCATTGATAATCTTAAATCTGAAAGAATCCTGAAAAATGGTCTGGCCATTACGTTCGATGACGGGTATCAGTCTTTTTATCACGACATATTTCCTATCTTGAAAAAGTATTCTGTTCCGGCTGCGGTCTTTTTAACCACGGGTCATATAGATTCCAAACAGCTTTTCTGGTTTGATGCGCTGAAGATTCATTTTCAGGAAAATGGTCCAAAGATATTTGAAGACATATTAGGTATTAAGGAAAATAGTTTCGATCCCATAATCAGCTACATCAACAGATTAGATGAAAATGAAAAGACGAGAAAAATCGAAGCGATGTTAAAAGAGATAAAGATAGACCGTTCTGACAAATCGCGGGACTACCAGATCTTAACATGGAAACAGATAGATGAGATGAGAGGAAATCTTGTCTCTTTTGGGGCGCATACAGTGACACATCCGGTCTTAAGCAGGATTCCGGCAGAGAAAGCGGAAACAGAAATTCTACAATCAAAAAAACTATTGGAAGAACGTCTTGCCGCGTCTATTGAATTTTTCGCCTACCCTTTTGGCAGCGAATCAGACTTTAATGACAAAACAGCAGAGCTTGTCAGGAAAGCAGGGTTTATCTCAGCCCTTACTACTGTTAACGGAGATTGCAACACCGGCGATGACCTCTTTCGATTAAACAGAAAGGTAGTTGACGGAGGATTCAGTATCCCCAGCCTTGCAGCCAAGATTGCAGGACTATGGATCCCCTTGACACGAAAAGGTATATAA